From the genome of Gryllotalpicola protaetiae:
GGCGCGGCTGCGATCGCGACCTACCTGCTCGTGCGACGCGGCCCGATCGCCGACGCGGGCTTCGACCCGCTGCTGGCTCTCACCCCGCTGCTGCTCGCCCTCGCGGTGAGCATCGTCGTGCTGCGACTGCTGCCGCTCGCGCTGCGCGCCGGGCTCACGATCGCCCGCCGCGGCCGCGGCCCCGTCGGGTTCATCGGTGCGGCGCGCGCCATGCGCGACCCGGCGCTCGGCGTCGCAGCCGCCCTCGCGGTCGTGGTGGGGGTGTCGATCGCGGTGCTGTCCTCCGGCGTGCTCGCGACGATCCAGGCGGGCGCGCAGGCGCAAGCGGTCGCTGCGGTGGGCGCCGACGTCCGCGCCGACAGCGCGGTCTTCACACCGAAGACCATCGCTCGGGCTCAGGCGGCGCCGGGCGTCGCACGCGTCGCCGGGGTCGGCACCGGCGCCAACCTCGATCTCGGGCTCAACGGCAAGACGAGCACCGTTCAGCCGATCTTCGCCCCGAGCACCGAGCTCGGCGCCGTGCGCGGCGACGTGCCCTCCGATCTCGCGCACAAGGTCGACGGCCGCGTGCCCGTGGTCGTCTCGAGCGACCTGCTCGAGACTCACGCCATCGGCGCCAAGCAGAGGCTCGGCGACGTGCCGGTCGTCATCGTCGGCTCGCTGCCCGGCGCGTCGCAGCTCGGCGCGGATTCGCGCTGGGTGCTCGTCGACAGCGCGTACGCGGAGCAGCTGAGCGGCTCCGCGTTCGAGGCGACCCGGCTGTTCGTCTCGCTGCGGCCCGGCGCGGGACCCGCACCTGTCGAGACGGCCGTCATGCGTGCGGCTCCGTATGCGGTGGTGACGGATGCCGCAGCCGCCGTCGCCGTCGTGAACTCGGCCCCCGCGGCATCCGGCCTGCGCCTGTCGCTCGTGATCGGCGCGGTCGGCAGCGCGCTGCTGGCCGCGATCGCGGTGTTCGCCGGCTCGGTCACCGCCGGCTCGTCGCGGAATCGCGCGATCGCGATGTTGCGCACCATGGGGCTCACCGTCGGGCAGTCGCTGGGTCTCGTCGTGTGGGAGATCGTGCCGGTCGTCGTCGCCGCCGCCGCAGTGGGCCTCGGCCTCGGCCTCGCGATGCCGCGGCTGCTCGTCGCGACCACCGATTTCGCGCCGTTCACCGGCGGCACCGCGCACCTCGCGGTCGCCACCGACTGGGCGCAGCTCGCCGAGCTGCTCGCCGGCGTGCTGGGGGTCGCCGCGCTCGCGACCCTCGTCGCCGTGCTCGTCGCGCGGCGCACCGATCCGACCGGCACCGTCAAGATGGGGGCAGAATGACCACCGCCACAGCCGCCGCCACAGCCGCCTCCGCCGCTGCGCGACCTGCGATCCACTGCCGCGATCTCGTGCGCATCTTCTCCGCAGAAGGAGTCGAGGTGCAGGCCCTGCAGGGGCTGGGCCTCGAGGTCGCGCCGGGCGAGCTCACCGCCCTCGTCGGCGCGTCCGGCTCGGGCAAGTCGACGCTGCTGTCGATCCTCTCCGGGCTCGATGTGCCGACGGCCGGTCAGGCATCCGTCGCGGGCTTCGACCTGCTCGCCATGCGCGAGCGCGACCGCGTCGGCTACCGCCGCCATGTCGTCGGCTTCGTGTGGCAGCAGACGGGCCGCAACCTGATCCCGTATTTGAGCGCTGCGGAGAACATCGCGCTGACGCTCGCGGTCGCCGGCGCGCCGCGCAGCGGCCGTGCCGCGCGCGCCACCGAGCTGCTCGAGCTGCTCGACATCGGCGAGCTGGCCGACCGCAGGCCGCAGCAGCTCTCGGGCGGCCAGCAGCAGCGCGTCGCGATCGCCGTCGCCCTCGCGAACGAGCCGGAGGTGCTGCTCGCCGACGAGCCGACCGGTGAGCTCGACGAGGCGAACTCGGCGCTCGTGCTGGAGGCGATGCGCGCGGTCAACGAGCGCCTCGGTGTGACGGTGCTGATCGTCACGCACGACCCGGGCGTCTCCGACCACGTGCGGCGCACGGTGCAGATCCGCGACGGGCGCACCTCGACCGAGACCCTGCGGCGCACCGAGGTCGCCGATGACGGCGCCGAGCGGCACATCGCCGAGGAGTTCGCCGTGCTCGACCGCGTCGGCCGGCTGCAGTTGCCGCCCGACTACGTCGCGGCGCTCGACCTCAAGCACCGCGTGCGGCTGTCGCTCGAGGACGACCACGCCGAGGTGCGGAAGGGGGACGCCGAATGAGCGCGATCAGCGACTCCATCATCACTGCGACCGGCCTCGGCCGCGTCTTCGGCAGCGGCGACACCGAGGTGGATGCGCTGACGGACGTCTCGCTCGAACTCGCCCCCGGCGAGCTGGTGCTGCTGCGCGGGCCGTCGGGCAGCGGCAAGACGACGCTGCTCAACCTGCTCGGCGGCCTCGACCGGCCGACCACTGGCTCGGTGAGCCTCGGCGGGGTCGAGCTCACGACGGCGAGCGAAGACGTGCTCGCAGGCATCCGGCAGAAGGAGATCGGATTCGTGTTCCAGTCCTTCGCCCTGCTGCCCGTCCTGTCCGCCGCAGAGAACATCGAGGTGCCGCTCCGCATCGTGCGCACTCCGGCCGCCGCGCGCGAGGCGCGCGTCGCCGAGCTGCTCGCGGCCGTCGGTCTCGCCGACCACGCGAACCAGCGCCCCTACGAGCTCTCCGGCGGCCAGCAGCAGCGCGTCGGCATCGCGCGCGCCCTCGCCAACCGGCCGCGGGTGCTCATCGCCGACGAGCCCACCGGGCAGCTCGACTCCGGCACGGCGGCGCAGATGATGGCCCTGATCGCGTCGCTCGTGCACGAGGAGGGCGTCGCCGCGATCGTCTCGACCCACGACCCGCGCATGGCCGAGTACGCCGACCGGGTGCTGCAGCTGCACGACGGGAAGCTCGCCGGCAGCGGTGCCGGCGCGCGCGGTCGGCACGCGGCGGCTGAAGAGCAGCCGCCGAGGCGTGCCGAAACGGCCTTCTGAGCAAGAATTCCCCCGTTTCGGAACGTCTCGACGTACGGAAGCCTCGAGTCTGGGACGGCACGGCAATCCAAAGTCCCTGTCAGCATGCGCTTCGCGCGACGAGCATTCGAGCGGAAAGGCAATGACTATGACAGACACACAGGGCCGGCTCGCCGGCAAGGTCGCGTTGATCAGCGGGGCCGCGCGCGGAATGGGCGCATCGGAGGCGCGGCTGTTCGCCGCGGAGGGGGCCTACGTCGTCATCGGCGATGTGCTCGACAGCGAGGGTGAGGCGGTCGCCGCCGAGCTCGGCGCTCGCGCAGCCTATGTGCACCTCGATGTGCGCGTTCCCGAGCAGTGGGTGCTCGCCGTGGACACGGCGGTCAGCCGGTTCGGCGGCCTCGACGTTCTCGTCAACAACGCGGGCATCGTCGAGATGTACCCGCTCGCCGAGTACCCGATCGAGGCGTGGCAGCGCATCATCGACATCAACCTGTCCGGGGTGTTCTACGGCATGCGCGCCGCGGTCCCCGCGCTGCGCACCGGCACACCGGGGCACGCGGGGCACAGCTCGATCGTGAACATCTCGTCGATCGACGGGCTGGGCGGCTCGCCGCAGCTCGCCGGGTACGTCGCGGCGAAGTTCGGCGTGCGCGGGCTGACGAAGGCGGCGGCGCTCGAATACGCGCGAGAGGGCATCCGCGTGAACTCGGTGCACCCCGGCCTCATCGAGACGCCGATGACGGCGGGCATCCCCGCCTCGGCCATGCCCATCCCGATGGGCCGCGCCGCGCAGCCGGAGGAGGTCGCCGAGCTGGTCCTCTTCCTCGCGAGCGACGAGTCGAGCTACTGCACCGGATCCGAGTTCACCGTCGACGGCGGCATGATGGCGCAGATCCCGATGAGCGGCGAGCTGGAGCTGCCCGCACAGGCGCCCGCCGACCGGCAGCTGGTCACGCACTGACCGGCATCGCCCTCACGCGCATGCCCCGACGTAGGGTCGAGGTATGCGCGCGATCGTCTATTCCGAGAAGGGCCCGTCGAGTGTTCTGAGGCTCGTCGAGCGGCCGGTGCCGGCGCCGGGCGTCGGCGAGGTGCGGGTGAGACTCGCGTTCTCGGGCGTGAACCCGACCGACGTCAAGAGCCGCGCGGGCGCGGCGGCGCGCGGCTCGTTCGCCGAGGTGACGCCGGGCCAGGACGGCGCGGGAACCGTCGACGCCCTGGGCCTCGGCGTCGAGGGTCTCGCCGTCGGCGACCGCGTCTGGCTGTACCTCGCCCAGCACGAGCAGCCGTACGGCACCGCTGCCGAGTACGTGACGCTGCCCGCCGGGCGCGCCGTGCCGCTTCCGGAAGCGGCGGGCTTCGAGCTCGGCGCCGCGCTCGGCGTGCCGGCGATCACCGCGCATCGCGCGCTCACCTCCGGCGACGTCGCGCGCCTCTCCCCCGGCTCGTTCGAGGGCAGGCACGTGCTCGTGCAGGGCGGCGCGGGGGCCGTGGGGAACGCCGCCATCCAACTGGCGCGCTGGGCGGGGGCATCCGTCATCGCCACCGTCAGCAGCGACGAGAAAGCCGCACTCGCGCGCGCGGCCGGCGCGCACCATGTGGTCGACTACGCGCACACGGATGCCGCGGCCGGCGTGCGCGCCGCCGCCCCGGAGGGCGTCGACCTGATCGTCGAGGTCGCCCCTGCGGTGAACAACCCGCTCGACCAGGCGGTCGCCCGGCACGGTGCGACCGTCGCGTTCTACGCGAACAACGGCGGCGACCAGCTCGTGCTCGACATCCGCCCCACCTTCTCGCTGGGGCTGCGCTACCAGGGACTGCTGCTGTACACGCTCGAGGCCGAGCAGCTCGAGACGGCCGTCGCCGACGTGAGCGCCGCCGTCTCCGCGGGCGCGCTGCGCGTCGGCGA
Proteins encoded in this window:
- a CDS encoding ABC transporter ATP-binding protein — protein: MTTATAAATAASAAARPAIHCRDLVRIFSAEGVEVQALQGLGLEVAPGELTALVGASGSGKSTLLSILSGLDVPTAGQASVAGFDLLAMRERDRVGYRRHVVGFVWQQTGRNLIPYLSAAENIALTLAVAGAPRSGRAARATELLELLDIGELADRRPQQLSGGQQQRVAIAVALANEPEVLLADEPTGELDEANSALVLEAMRAVNERLGVTVLIVTHDPGVSDHVRRTVQIRDGRTSTETLRRTEVADDGAERHIAEEFAVLDRVGRLQLPPDYVAALDLKHRVRLSLEDDHAEVRKGDAE
- a CDS encoding ABC transporter ATP-binding protein, with amino-acid sequence MSAISDSIITATGLGRVFGSGDTEVDALTDVSLELAPGELVLLRGPSGSGKTTLLNLLGGLDRPTTGSVSLGGVELTTASEDVLAGIRQKEIGFVFQSFALLPVLSAAENIEVPLRIVRTPAAAREARVAELLAAVGLADHANQRPYELSGGQQQRVGIARALANRPRVLIADEPTGQLDSGTAAQMMALIASLVHEEGVAAIVSTHDPRMAEYADRVLQLHDGKLAGSGAGARGRHAAAEEQPPRRAETAF
- a CDS encoding glucose 1-dehydrogenase, whose amino-acid sequence is MTDTQGRLAGKVALISGAARGMGASEARLFAAEGAYVVIGDVLDSEGEAVAAELGARAAYVHLDVRVPEQWVLAVDTAVSRFGGLDVLVNNAGIVEMYPLAEYPIEAWQRIIDINLSGVFYGMRAAVPALRTGTPGHAGHSSIVNISSIDGLGGSPQLAGYVAAKFGVRGLTKAAALEYAREGIRVNSVHPGLIETPMTAGIPASAMPIPMGRAAQPEEVAELVLFLASDESSYCTGSEFTVDGGMMAQIPMSGELELPAQAPADRQLVTH
- a CDS encoding NADPH:quinone reductase is translated as MRAIVYSEKGPSSVLRLVERPVPAPGVGEVRVRLAFSGVNPTDVKSRAGAAARGSFAEVTPGQDGAGTVDALGLGVEGLAVGDRVWLYLAQHEQPYGTAAEYVTLPAGRAVPLPEAAGFELGAALGVPAITAHRALTSGDVARLSPGSFEGRHVLVQGGAGAVGNAAIQLARWAGASVIATVSSDEKAALARAAGAHHVVDYAHTDAAAGVRAAAPEGVDLIVEVAPAVNNPLDQAVARHGATVAFYANNGGDQLVLDIRPTFSLGLRYQGLLLYTLEAEQLETAVADVSAAVSAGALRVGEDAGLPLHRFPLADSAAAHDAVDGGAVGKVLIEL